Within Kineothrix sp. MB12-C1, the genomic segment GTGTATTAGAACTTTTTCTCTTGGATAGCGGAATCGAAGTGGAAGTGTATGAATCGGAGTATGGGCAGTATTTTCAAGAAGCAATGTTTGAAAATGAAGCTCTTTTAACTTTTGCTCCGGATATTATTTTCATTCATACGAGCAATCGAAATATTGCGGCATATCCGCAGCTGGGAGATAGTAAGGAGCAGGTAGAAGAACTGCTTTTTTCCCAGTATGAGCATTTCTCAGCTATGTGGGACAGACTTTCTACTGCTTATCACTGTCCTATAATACAGAATAATTTTGAATATCCCTTTTATCGCCTGCTCGGCAATAAGGATGCCAGCGATATACATGGCAGAATTCGATTTATTACCCGCTTAAACGAGCTTTTCTACGGTTATGCGGAAAGTCATGAGAATTTTTATATTAACGATATCAACTATATGGCAGCCGCTTATGGACTGGATGAGTGGGCAGACCCTTTCTATTGGCATATGTATAAATATTGCATGTGCATGAAGGCGATTCCTGAGTTTTCTTTTAATCTTTCACATATGATGAAAGCGATTTTCGGGAAGAATAAGAAGGCGCTTGTACTCGATCTGGACAATACGTTATGGGGCGGCATTGTTGGGGATGATGGTGCAGAAAACTTGGAAATTGGACAAGAAACATCCCTCGGACAAGTATACACAGAATTCCAAAGTTATATAAAGGCTCAGAAGGAAATTGGGGTTATGCTTAATGTCAGTTCCAAAAATGAGGAAGAAAACGCACTTGCAGGCCTCAATCACCCGGAGGGCATACTGAAGCCGGATGATTTCATTCTGATTAAGGCCAATTGGGAACCGAAGAGTATGAATATCGATCATATTGCTTCCCAGTTGAATATCCTGCCGGACAGCCTGGTATTCGTAGATGATAATCCGGCAGAGCGGGAGATTGTAAGGGCTCAGGTACCTGGCGTGGCGGTGCCGGAGATTGGAAGGCCGGAACAATATATACACATTTTAGATCGCTCCGGTTTCTTCGAGGTGACGGGACTTTCGGAGGATGATAGGAAGAGGAACGATATGTATAAGGCTAATCTGCTCCGCGAGAGTCAGCAGGCAGAATTTGCAGATTATGCGGAATACCTGCGTTCTCTTAGGATGAGCGGAACGATAAAGCCCTTTGAAAAGATGTATTTATCGAGGATCGCACAGCTTACAAATAAGAGTAATCAGTTCAATGTAACGACGAAACGGTATACCCAAAGCGAAATTGAACGAGTAGCCGGAACGCCGGAATATATTACCCTCTATGGAAAACTTGAGGATAAATTTGGGGATAACGGAATTGTTTCCGTTATCATCGGGCATAGAAAAGAGAAATCTTTGCATATCGATCTATGGCTTATGAGCTGTCGTGTATTAAAGAGAGATATGGAATATGCGATGATGGATTGTTTGGTGGAGGAATGCCGCAAGGAAGGAATTCCTGTGATTAAGGGCTATTATTATCCGACAGCGAAAAATAAGATGGTAAAGAACTTCTACGAATTGCAGGGGTTTATGAAGATAGAAGAGGATCAGGAAGGAAATACCGTGTGGGAATACATGATTCCCGAACAGTATGAAAATAAAAATAAAGTAATTGAGATAAGATAAGGTAATTAAGTAGGTAATTGCGAAACGATTAAGCAGTGAAAATTTCATACACAATAAGTGTAATTTATGAAGAAAGGAAAAAGTTATGACGAGAGAAGAAGTTTTTATTACATTAAATGAAGTATTTCGCGATGTGTTCGATGATGAGGAAATTACAGTAAACGAGGCGACAACTTCCGAGGATATCGAGGATTGGGATTCTTTGGAGCATATTAACCTTATCGCCGCTGTAGAGCAGGAGTTTGGAATGAAGTTCTCCATGGGACAGGTTGTCACCATGAAGAATGTAGGAGAGATGGCGGATATCATTCTAAGCCAAATATAATGATACCAGGGTCAAAAGGTCATATGTTTTAGGATTGCGAGAGCACAAAGTGCGTAGCAATCCGTAGGTATGGTCAAAATACCTTATGGATTTATTTCCAGCAGCTCAATCATGCCGAGACTGGCATTCATTAAGAAAGCGACTCGCTTGCCGGAAAGAGCAGGGGCTGGGGTAGGCATATCGATTGCGGTATAGCCATTTTGTGCAAGGGTAGACAGATCGTTCTCAAAATCGAAAGATTCGTAACAAAGATGGTAAGGACAGTTTTTATACTTTTTCAATAAGCCGGCAACGACGGAATCGGAATCGGTCGGTGAGACGAGTTCCACAAGGTAGCCGTCTTTTTCCATGAAACAAATGTTGATTTTGCGGTAGTCATCGTAGACGATGTCCTGTTGGATCGTATATCCCAGACGCTCGAATTCCGTTACTGCCGCATTTATTTTTTTGACTAAATATCCGATATGGTGTACTTTTAAATGAACCATTATAACTTTGAAGGCCTCCTTTTGAATATTACTGGCATTTAGCATGTACAA encodes:
- a CDS encoding acyl carrier protein gives rise to the protein MTREEVFITLNEVFRDVFDDEEITVNEATTSEDIEDWDSLEHINLIAAVEQEFGMKFSMGQVVTMKNVGEMADIILSQI
- a CDS encoding VOC family protein, producing the protein MLNASNIQKEAFKVIMVHLKVHHIGYLVKKINAAVTEFERLGYTIQQDIVYDDYRKINICFMEKDGYLVELVSPTDSDSVVAGLLKKYKNCPYHLCYESFDFENDLSTLAQNGYTAIDMPTPAPALSGKRVAFLMNASLGMIELLEINP
- a CDS encoding HAD-IIIC family phosphatase, which produces MRELEYPFDSDYILKKSKKLKRMLLESDTPRLKKKIAVLGGSTTHDIIRVLELFLLDSGIEVEVYESEYGQYFQEAMFENEALLTFAPDIIFIHTSNRNIAAYPQLGDSKEQVEELLFSQYEHFSAMWDRLSTAYHCPIIQNNFEYPFYRLLGNKDASDIHGRIRFITRLNELFYGYAESHENFYINDINYMAAAYGLDEWADPFYWHMYKYCMCMKAIPEFSFNLSHMMKAIFGKNKKALVLDLDNTLWGGIVGDDGAENLEIGQETSLGQVYTEFQSYIKAQKEIGVMLNVSSKNEEENALAGLNHPEGILKPDDFILIKANWEPKSMNIDHIASQLNILPDSLVFVDDNPAEREIVRAQVPGVAVPEIGRPEQYIHILDRSGFFEVTGLSEDDRKRNDMYKANLLRESQQAEFADYAEYLRSLRMSGTIKPFEKMYLSRIAQLTNKSNQFNVTTKRYTQSEIERVAGTPEYITLYGKLEDKFGDNGIVSVIIGHRKEKSLHIDLWLMSCRVLKRDMEYAMMDCLVEECRKEGIPVIKGYYYPTAKNKMVKNFYELQGFMKIEEDQEGNTVWEYMIPEQYENKNKVIEIR